Proteins encoded together in one Lathyrus oleraceus cultivar Zhongwan6 chromosome 5, CAAS_Psat_ZW6_1.0, whole genome shotgun sequence window:
- the LOC127086772 gene encoding citrate-binding protein: MKPSSFRRKKITSHFPPQKKMPLLKLLLTSLMLLIIHQTSITSSPLDLTQGFTPISLDNSNFVVQKPYNIPINQRYIFTNGVHQFWIYPSDKPFTNETNTQPRTEIRISGHDYTCGIWQFEGYGCIPSGTTGVCIMQVFGGSPYATTTQLRIYNGSLTYYESPVLSQNMYDRWFKVNVIHDVGANNVKVYVDGDLTYDGVGRGANTHYFKFGVYLQNDPSSCAESWWKDIKVLRK, translated from the exons ATGAAGCCATCTTCATTCCGCAGAAAAAAAATAACAAGTCATTTTCCACCCCAAAAAAAAATgcctttgttaaaacttttacTCACGAGTCTTATGTTATTAATCATCCATCAAACCAGCATTACTTCATCTCCTCTAGATCTCACACAAGGGTTCACTCCTATTTCATTAGATAACTCAAACTTTGTTGTTCAAAAACCCTACAATATTCCAATAAATCAACGTTACATCTTCACAAATGGAGTGCACCAATTTTGGATATATCCCTCAGACAAGCCTTTCACTAATGAAACCAATACTCAACCTCGAACCGAGATTCGAATCAGT GGACACGACTATACATGTGGTATATGGCAATTTGAAGGATATGGTTGTATTCCAAGTGGCACGACTGGGGTTTGTATTATGCAAGTGTTTGGTGGAAGTCCTTATGCGACAACAACACAACTTAGGATCTACAATGGTTCACTTACTTACTATGAATCTCCTGTTTTGTCTCAGAATATGTATGATAGATGGTTCAAAGTGAACGTTATTCATGATGTTGGTGCAAACAATGTTAAGGTTTATGTTGATGGGGATCTCACGTATGATGGAGTTGGTCGTGGAGCTAACACTCACTATTTCAAGTTtggggtttatttgcaaaatgATCCTTCTAGCTGCGCAGAATCTTGGTGGAAAGATATTAAAGTTCTAAGAAAATAG